A region of uncultured Carboxylicivirga sp. DNA encodes the following proteins:
- a CDS encoding protoheme IX farnesyltransferase gives MGLSLQHIKTFGKFSISLPVGLTAYTGYIIYDGKLSFEGLLVFVGIFFLSAGASAINQLQEKQFDALMTRTANRPLPIGIVNTSEAVVLSLLFLLAGTFALLPFGFWAIFSGWMGVFWYNLIYTPMKRWSAFSVFPGAVVGAIPPIAGWIAAGGSIMDVRIHFLALFFFLGQMPHFWLLVLKYGEQYRKAGFPVITDVLSKQQINRINLVWFLATFISAMFLPFFNVITNRPVIWIVTISTILMMAWSVRITIQLKSENQNTHLRKMFLYFNTFYLWMIILIYADQI, from the coding sequence GTGGGTTTATCATTACAACATATTAAAACCTTTGGAAAATTCTCTATTTCCTTACCTGTAGGCTTAACTGCTTATACAGGTTACATTATTTATGACGGTAAGTTATCGTTTGAAGGTTTGTTGGTGTTTGTTGGTATATTCTTTCTTTCTGCCGGAGCATCAGCGATTAATCAATTGCAGGAAAAACAATTTGATGCTTTAATGACCCGAACAGCTAACCGTCCCTTGCCAATTGGAATTGTCAATACTTCGGAGGCGGTAGTTCTATCTTTACTGTTTTTGTTGGCAGGAACATTTGCTCTTTTGCCTTTTGGTTTTTGGGCCATATTTAGTGGATGGATGGGAGTTTTTTGGTATAACCTTATCTATACACCAATGAAACGATGGAGTGCGTTTTCAGTGTTTCCGGGTGCTGTTGTAGGTGCTATACCTCCAATTGCCGGTTGGATTGCTGCCGGAGGATCAATAATGGATGTTCGTATTCATTTCCTGGCCTTATTTTTCTTTTTAGGGCAGATGCCGCATTTTTGGTTATTGGTTCTTAAATATGGAGAGCAGTACAGAAAGGCGGGTTTTCCTGTTATTACAGATGTTTTATCTAAGCAGCAGATTAATAGAATTAATCTGGTTTGGTTCTTGGCTACCTTTATATCAGCAATGTTTCTTCCATTTTTTAATGTAATTACCAATCGACCAGTGATATGGATTGTTACAATATCAACAATTCTGATGATGGCTTGGTCGGTTCGTATTACCATACAATTAAAAAGCGAAAATCAGAATACGCACTTGAGAAAGATGTTTTTGTATTTTAATACGTTCTATTTATGGATGATCATTTTGATTTATGCCGATCAGATTTAA
- a CDS encoding cytochrome C oxidase subunit IV family protein — MENHNETHIVPFKTYGIILAVLIVLTLISVAVTQIDLASLTVFTAILIAAVKSGFVLVYFMHLKFDNKLLKALVGAVFILIALVMFVTFLDYNYR; from the coding sequence ATGGAAAATCATAATGAAACACATATTGTTCCTTTTAAAACCTATGGCATTATACTGGCAGTTCTTATAGTTCTGACTCTTATTTCAGTTGCTGTGACTCAAATTGATCTTGCTAGCCTAACAGTTTTCACTGCTATATTGATTGCTGCCGTAAAGTCGGGTTTTGTTCTGGTGTATTTTATGCATCTTAAGTTTGATAATAAACTATTGAAGGCGCTTGTTGGTGCTGTGTTTATTTTGATTGCATTGGTGATGTTTGTAACATTTTTGGATTATAATTATCGTTAA
- a CDS encoding cbb3-type cytochrome c oxidase subunit I, with translation MSNHESETTTHVSFREKKGKYKGIFAWIFSTDHKRIGLLYLYAIVTFFLVGVSLGAAMKLELISPGKTIMNPEAYNAIFTLHGVIMIFLVVVPGLPAVFGNFFLPIMIGAKDVAFPKLNLMSWWVYIAGAIIALSALFMGGGPPDTGWTFYAPYSFKTNTNMLPAVIGAFVLGFSSILTGINFIVTIHRMRAPGMTWFRLPLFPWTLYGTAWIQILATPIVGITLLMIVGERLFHIGFFDPALGGDPILYQHLFWIYSHPAVYIMILPAMGAISEIIPTFANKSIFGYKAIVISTLAIAFVGYFVWGHHMFTSGMSGTALYTFSFLTFLVAIPSAIKVFNWVGTLHKASIQLEPPFFWAASFLFVFMIGGLSGLALGALATNVHLHDTAFVVAHFHFIVFGGVGFAFMGAIHYWFPKIWGRMYNTRVATTGWILFFIGFTTLYLPMFFLGIDGMPRRYYDYVDRFHGPNIISTVGSWVLITGLIIILVNLIKGAKSGPKAGKNPWGGKTLEWEVDSPPTLENFEEIPVIERSPYDYR, from the coding sequence ATGTCAAATCACGAATCGGAAACTACAACACATGTGAGTTTTAGAGAAAAGAAAGGAAAATACAAAGGTATTTTTGCCTGGATTTTTTCAACTGATCACAAGCGAATAGGTCTCTTGTATTTATATGCCATCGTTACGTTCTTTCTTGTAGGGGTTTCGTTAGGCGCAGCTATGAAGTTAGAGCTGATATCTCCTGGAAAGACCATTATGAATCCAGAAGCTTATAACGCGATTTTTACACTTCATGGAGTCATAATGATTTTTTTGGTTGTAGTGCCGGGATTACCTGCAGTATTTGGTAACTTCTTTTTACCAATTATGATTGGAGCAAAGGATGTTGCTTTCCCAAAATTAAATCTGATGTCGTGGTGGGTGTATATTGCCGGAGCCATAATAGCTCTTTCTGCCTTATTTATGGGTGGTGGACCTCCTGATACAGGCTGGACATTTTATGCCCCCTATAGTTTTAAAACAAATACAAATATGCTTCCTGCTGTAATTGGTGCATTTGTTTTAGGTTTTTCATCTATTCTAACTGGTATCAATTTCATTGTAACAATACATAGGATGAGGGCTCCGGGAATGACATGGTTCCGATTACCATTATTTCCATGGACTTTGTATGGCACGGCGTGGATACAAATTCTCGCAACTCCCATTGTTGGAATCACCTTACTTATGATTGTTGGAGAAAGATTATTTCATATAGGATTTTTCGATCCTGCATTAGGAGGAGATCCAATATTATATCAACACTTATTCTGGATTTATTCACATCCGGCAGTTTATATTATGATATTGCCTGCCATGGGTGCTATCTCTGAAATTATTCCAACTTTTGCCAATAAATCAATTTTTGGATATAAAGCCATTGTGATTTCCACCTTAGCCATTGCATTCGTAGGATATTTTGTTTGGGGACATCACATGTTTACATCCGGAATGAGTGGTACGGCTTTGTATACGTTTTCGTTTCTTACCTTTTTGGTTGCAATACCAAGTGCTATAAAAGTCTTTAACTGGGTTGGAACACTTCATAAAGCATCTATACAATTAGAGCCGCCATTCTTTTGGGCTGCATCCTTCCTGTTTGTGTTTATGATCGGGGGACTTTCGGGATTAGCATTAGGAGCTTTAGCAACGAATGTTCATTTGCACGATACTGCTTTTGTGGTTGCTCACTTTCATTTTATAGTTTTTGGTGGTGTGGGTTTTGCCTTTATGGGTGCCATTCATTACTGGTTTCCCAAAATATGGGGACGAATGTATAATACCAGAGTCGCAACCACTGGATGGATCTTGTTTTTTATCGGTTTCACCACGTTATATCTGCCAATGTTCTTTTTAGGTATTGATGGAATGCCAAGGCGATATTATGATTATGTAGATCGTTTTCACGGACCCAATATTATTTCCACTGTTGGTTCATGGGTACTGATAACAGGTCTGATTATCATTTTGGTTAACCTGATTAAAGGAGCAAAAAGCGGACCTAAAGCCGGTAAAAACCCTTGGGGTGGAAAAACCCTTGAATGGGAAGTGGATTCGCCGCCAACACTTGAAAATTTTGAAGAAATACCAGTAATTGAACGTAGTCCTTACGATTACAGATAA
- a CDS encoding metal ABC transporter permease: protein MNDFIELLSFSFFQYALLAAILTSIVAGIVGTYIVARRNVFISGGITHASFGGMGIAYFFGLSPLLGAALFAIASALGIEWTSKKAGLREDSAIAIIWSLGMAIGIIFVFLTPGYTPNLMGFLFGDILTVKITDLILLAILTVIIIALTIIYYQPILFTAFDSEYAQTVGYKSNLIRYITSTFIAISIVLAIKIMGIILVLSLFTIPPSAANLFSKSFKSIIIYSVIISLTGSIAGLLFAYLFDLPSGATIIFTLTGIYILLRLLKTIIRN from the coding sequence ATGAATGATTTTATTGAATTACTATCCTTTTCCTTTTTTCAATATGCACTTTTAGCAGCCATACTCACCTCCATTGTTGCAGGTATAGTAGGAACCTATATTGTTGCCCGACGAAACGTGTTTATCAGCGGAGGAATTACTCACGCATCATTTGGTGGGATGGGGATTGCATATTTTTTTGGTTTATCACCTCTTTTAGGTGCAGCTTTATTCGCAATTGCATCAGCATTAGGTATTGAGTGGACCAGTAAAAAGGCAGGATTAAGGGAAGATAGTGCAATAGCCATTATATGGTCATTAGGAATGGCCATAGGTATCATCTTTGTTTTTCTAACCCCTGGCTACACCCCAAATTTAATGGGATTCTTATTTGGAGACATTCTAACCGTTAAGATTACCGACCTTATTCTTTTGGCTATACTAACCGTTATTATAATAGCACTTACCATAATTTATTATCAACCAATTTTATTCACTGCATTCGACAGCGAGTATGCTCAAACCGTTGGATATAAATCAAATCTAATACGATACATAACATCAACATTTATTGCGATATCCATTGTGTTAGCAATTAAGATAATGGGTATTATTCTGGTACTTTCACTTTTTACCATACCCCCATCTGCAGCCAATTTATTTTCGAAAAGTTTTAAATCAATTATTATTTACTCTGTAATCATTAGTCTTACAGGTAGTATTGCCGGCTTATTATTTGCCTATTTGTTTGATTTACCTTCTGGAGCGACCATCATATTTACCCTTACCGGAATCTATATTTTACTAAGACTATTAAAAACTATTATCCGTAATTAG
- a CDS encoding TonB-dependent receptor, with amino-acid sequence MRRILSIIISLTFSILINAQLSGIITDKSSSEKLVGATVYIMELDKGTTTDVDGRFTLKNIPNNEITIQISYIGYQTTYIKWSSESNQYDLNISLEHVMIRHEEVVVSAGFSDTQHRNAISVDFLDNKQISSSPAISSTQLLSKFPGVDVAGGSPAESQPVIRGLSGTNILMLNNGIRLENYQFSRHHPFIVDEYGTERIEVIKGPASLLYGSDAVGGVINFIKELPAATNQMEADFGSRYFSNTNGFNTTMAVKQSSENFQWGVRGVVKTHGDYHDGNNNAIPNSRYTSKALKNFIGYNFKNGSTKLFYDYSTDNIGLTIGGIDTLFLGDSNNPEVYYQDLKNHFISSKSTLFIGNTKLNANFGYQINKRKEIEIATAEEDGIAINSQLNTFNYELKAQTNLSDKVKSIFGFQGMYRNNVNHEAEGKIIPDADLLDLSGFGFFQYTPNDKFVMQAGLRYDYRSLDVPLQEKGSHDHGETTEETTHEEEYIELYRNFNNISGSIGATYNLSETSLLRANFASAFRAPNLAELTQGGLHAGRHEEGNPDLEAQRSYEVDLGIHNHHELFTFDISTFYNNITNYIYLAPTGVIEEGNPVYEYRQTPAGLAGAEAGIHYHPSTAKWLHIKTTGAYIHAQQKDGSPLPFIPPLKGNLEIKIEKENWPFLKRSFFQIDLDLASKQNNPSEFETVTNGYYLVNAMAATELNPGIMNIELSVSANNLMNRQYVDHLNLLKDLGYNNMGRNISIGLAVRF; translated from the coding sequence ATGAGAAGAATACTTTCAATCATTATATCGTTAACATTTTCCATATTAATTAACGCTCAGCTTTCTGGCATCATAACTGATAAAAGTAGTTCTGAAAAACTCGTTGGTGCTACTGTTTATATAATGGAATTAGATAAAGGTACAACAACAGATGTTGATGGGCGATTTACTCTTAAGAACATACCGAACAACGAAATAACAATTCAAATATCATATATTGGGTATCAAACAACATATATTAAATGGTCTTCTGAATCAAATCAGTATGATCTAAATATCAGTCTTGAGCATGTTATGATACGACACGAAGAAGTAGTTGTCTCTGCAGGTTTCTCTGATACTCAGCATAGGAATGCTATTTCAGTCGATTTTTTAGATAACAAACAAATCTCATCAAGCCCGGCTATCTCATCAACCCAACTTTTGTCAAAGTTCCCGGGAGTAGATGTAGCAGGTGGCAGTCCGGCTGAATCGCAACCTGTTATCAGAGGATTATCAGGCACCAATATTCTTATGCTCAATAACGGAATCCGTTTGGAAAACTATCAATTCTCACGTCACCACCCTTTTATCGTTGATGAATATGGAACAGAAAGAATTGAAGTCATCAAAGGTCCCGCTTCATTATTATACGGTTCTGATGCAGTGGGAGGAGTCATCAATTTCATAAAAGAATTACCAGCTGCCACCAACCAGATGGAAGCCGATTTTGGAAGTAGGTACTTTAGTAACACAAATGGTTTTAATACAACTATGGCTGTGAAACAAAGCTCCGAAAATTTCCAGTGGGGAGTAAGAGGAGTCGTAAAAACGCATGGTGATTATCACGATGGCAATAATAATGCTATTCCAAACTCACGATATACAAGCAAAGCATTAAAAAATTTTATTGGTTACAATTTCAAAAATGGTTCAACTAAATTATTTTATGATTATTCAACAGACAATATTGGTTTAACGATTGGCGGAATTGATACCTTATTTCTAGGCGATAGTAATAATCCCGAAGTCTACTATCAGGATCTTAAAAACCATTTTATTAGTTCAAAATCTACCTTGTTTATTGGTAATACTAAACTAAATGCAAACTTTGGATACCAGATTAATAAACGTAAAGAAATTGAGATAGCCACTGCTGAAGAAGACGGAATTGCTATCAATAGTCAACTTAACACCTTTAATTACGAGCTAAAAGCACAGACTAATCTATCTGATAAAGTTAAATCCATTTTTGGTTTTCAGGGAATGTATAGAAACAATGTCAATCATGAGGCAGAAGGTAAAATCATACCTGATGCTGACTTATTAGATCTATCAGGATTTGGATTTTTCCAGTATACACCTAATGACAAATTTGTAATGCAGGCCGGATTAAGATACGATTACAGAAGTCTCGACGTGCCATTACAGGAAAAAGGATCACATGACCACGGAGAAACAACCGAAGAAACTACTCATGAAGAAGAATACATTGAACTCTATCGTAATTTCAATAACATAAGTGGATCAATAGGTGCTACCTATAATTTATCCGAGACAAGTCTTTTACGAGCCAATTTTGCAAGCGCATTCAGGGCTCCCAACCTGGCAGAACTAACTCAGGGGGGATTACACGCTGGTCGTCATGAAGAAGGTAATCCTGATTTAGAAGCTCAACGAAGTTACGAAGTTGATCTGGGGATACATAACCATCATGAACTATTTACATTTGATATCTCAACCTTTTATAATAACATTACTAATTATATTTATCTGGCTCCAACCGGGGTAATCGAGGAAGGAAACCCTGTTTACGAGTATCGCCAAACACCAGCTGGTTTGGCAGGAGCTGAAGCAGGTATACATTATCACCCCAGTACTGCCAAATGGCTGCATATAAAAACAACTGGTGCCTATATTCATGCACAACAAAAAGATGGTAGCCCTCTTCCTTTCATTCCGCCCTTAAAAGGAAATCTGGAGATCAAGATTGAAAAAGAAAACTGGCCTTTTTTGAAAAGAAGCTTTTTCCAGATAGATCTGGATCTTGCTTCAAAACAAAACAATCCTTCAGAATTTGAAACAGTTACCAATGGTTACTATTTGGTAAATGCTATGGCAGCAACAGAACTCAATCCTGGAATCATGAATATTGAGTTATCAGTTTCAGCGAATAATTTAATGAACAGACAATATGTTGATCATTTAAATCTTCTAAAAGATTTAGGCTATAACAATATGGGTAGAAATATCTCCATTGGATTAGCCGTAAGGTTTTAG
- a CDS encoding phosphatidylserine decarboxylase family protein codes for MTIHKEGYSTLFVVLIVLLGLNAGIYFLAGIEITNITTFVSALFYFLIVNFFRSPKRDAIIQDGAIIAPADGKVVTIEEVVEDEYLKTKCLQVSIFMSVTNVHINWFPIKGVVKYFRHHSGRFMAAYLPKSSTENERTTVVIENHKGTQILVRQVAGAMARRIVCYAEEEKGISQGEQMGFIKFGSRVDLYLPLDSRIDVQLEQKVTGRQTIIGWLK; via the coding sequence ATGACTATACATAAAGAAGGCTACTCGACATTATTTGTAGTACTTATAGTACTGCTGGGCCTAAATGCTGGCATTTATTTTTTGGCTGGTATTGAAATCACAAATATTACAACTTTTGTGTCGGCATTATTTTATTTCCTGATTGTTAACTTTTTCAGGAGTCCAAAACGTGATGCTATTATACAGGATGGAGCAATCATTGCACCGGCCGATGGTAAAGTAGTAACAATCGAAGAAGTGGTAGAAGATGAATATTTAAAAACCAAATGTCTTCAGGTGTCTATCTTTATGTCGGTTACGAATGTACATATCAATTGGTTCCCGATTAAAGGAGTTGTTAAGTATTTCAGACATCACAGCGGTAGATTTATGGCTGCTTATTTGCCAAAATCTTCTACAGAAAACGAAAGAACGACAGTGGTTATCGAAAACCATAAAGGAACTCAGATTCTTGTTCGTCAGGTTGCAGGAGCAATGGCTCGTCGTATTGTATGTTATGCTGAAGAAGAAAAAGGGATTTCACAGGGAGAGCAGATGGGATTTATTAAGTTTGGTTCCAGAGTGGATCTTTATTTGCCTTTGGATTCCAGAATTGATGTTCAACTTGAGCAAAAAGTAACTGGTAGACAAACAATCATTGGTTGGTTGAAATAA
- the coxB gene encoding cytochrome c oxidase subunit II, with product MIDKTTQNASTFVSQVDSAFLFIFGVALLFLFGITAFLVYYIFRYRKSKNPEATHIEGSTKLEIIWTVIPTILVLVMFSYGWKGWKSQKEVPDDAMPVKVIARMWSFAFEYENGMVTDTLIVPKDRPVKLDLKAMDVIHSMYIPAFRVKQDMVPGKESFIWFESEKEGKYEVFCAEYCGLRHSYMMSAVKVVPESDFDKWMEENTVAVEEANEGTNKRLAGVSVLRKYGCVACHTVDGSKLVGPSYKGIIGSTRTVITDGKEREVVADEDYIRRSIMDPNADIVKGFDQGLMLSYKDQITENEMMHLIEYFQSLSE from the coding sequence ATGATCGACAAAACTACACAAAATGCTTCCACCTTTGTTTCGCAGGTTGATTCGGCCTTCCTGTTTATTTTTGGTGTTGCCTTACTTTTCTTGTTTGGGATAACTGCCTTTTTGGTGTATTATATTTTCAGATACAGAAAAAGTAAAAATCCGGAAGCTACACATATTGAGGGAAGTACCAAATTGGAAATCATCTGGACTGTAATTCCAACTATTCTGGTTTTGGTAATGTTCTCTTATGGATGGAAAGGTTGGAAATCTCAAAAAGAGGTGCCAGATGATGCAATGCCTGTTAAAGTGATAGCACGTATGTGGAGTTTTGCTTTTGAGTATGAAAACGGAATGGTTACCGATACACTGATTGTTCCTAAGGACCGACCTGTAAAATTGGATTTGAAAGCTATGGATGTTATACATAGTATGTATATACCGGCATTCAGAGTGAAGCAGGACATGGTTCCGGGTAAAGAATCCTTTATCTGGTTTGAATCTGAAAAAGAAGGTAAATACGAGGTTTTTTGTGCTGAATATTGTGGGTTAAGACATTCCTATATGATGTCGGCAGTTAAAGTAGTTCCTGAGTCTGATTTTGATAAATGGATGGAAGAGAATACAGTAGCTGTTGAAGAAGCCAATGAGGGTACTAATAAACGATTGGCCGGGGTTAGTGTTTTGAGAAAATACGGATGTGTTGCGTGTCATACTGTCGATGGCAGTAAATTAGTTGGCCCTTCATATAAAGGAATTATTGGATCAACCCGTACCGTTATTACTGATGGTAAAGAGCGGGAAGTTGTTGCTGATGAGGATTATATTCGTAGATCTATTATGGATCCTAATGCTGATATTGTAAAAGGTTTTGATCAAGGATTAATGCTATCTTATAAGGATCAAATCACTGAAAATGAAATGATGCATTTAATAGAATACTTCCAGTCATTATCTGAATAG
- a CDS encoding cation transporter, translating to MRLLSVLLFVTLFLGACQSKKSEQNKTEPVTFENVGEIVLNVEGMTCDGCEMTIEKGLMKLEGVAEVKADHETGITTVKADTLKVNRKDLAKIIEKVGYHAKD from the coding sequence ATGAGATTACTTAGTGTTTTATTATTTGTTACCCTGTTTTTAGGGGCCTGTCAAAGTAAAAAAAGTGAACAAAATAAAACTGAACCTGTTACTTTTGAAAATGTGGGTGAGATTGTTTTAAATGTTGAAGGTATGACTTGTGATGGTTGTGAAATGACCATTGAAAAAGGTTTGATGAAACTCGAAGGTGTAGCCGAAGTAAAAGCTGATCACGAAACAGGAATTACAACGGTAAAAGCAGATACATTAAAAGTGAATAGAAAAGATTTAGCTAAAATAATAGAGAAAGTTGGCTATCATGCCAAAGATTAA
- a CDS encoding SCO family protein, with protein sequence MRIPFIFLFVGLMIMDILAQDPEKIGIIEHLDETVPSDIELIDVNNEKIQIGSLFTKPTVLNFVYYRCPGICTPLMDGITEVVNGSDMELGEDYQILTVSFDYTEGADLAMKKRNNYSMLVKKEGMEDGWLFFTADSLNVSRLTNSLGFSYKKTGTDFIHTAGLILISPEGKITRYLNGTYFLPFEFKLAVIEASKGIPGPTVNRILQFCYSYDPVGQSYVLNVTKVAGILIIVIAGLVLLVLTVKPKRKATS encoded by the coding sequence ATGAGAATACCTTTTATTTTTTTATTTGTTGGTTTAATGATAATGGATATTCTGGCTCAGGATCCTGAAAAGATCGGTATAATTGAACATTTGGATGAGACCGTTCCATCAGATATTGAGCTGATTGATGTGAATAATGAGAAGATACAGATTGGCTCATTGTTTACAAAACCTACCGTTTTAAATTTTGTCTATTATCGTTGTCCCGGAATATGTACGCCATTAATGGATGGGATAACAGAGGTTGTGAACGGATCAGATATGGAGTTGGGGGAAGATTATCAGATTTTGACGGTAAGTTTTGATTATACCGAAGGTGCGGATCTTGCAATGAAAAAAAGAAATAACTATTCGATGCTGGTAAAAAAGGAAGGTATGGAAGATGGATGGTTATTTTTTACCGCAGATAGTTTAAATGTATCCCGTTTAACCAATTCATTAGGTTTTAGTTATAAAAAAACCGGAACTGATTTTATTCATACTGCAGGTTTAATTCTTATAAGCCCCGAAGGTAAAATAACCCGTTACCTTAATGGTACTTACTTCTTGCCTTTTGAGTTCAAGCTGGCGGTTATAGAAGCATCTAAAGGAATTCCAGGACCTACAGTTAATAGAATCTTACAGTTCTGTTATAGTTACGATCCGGTTGGACAGTCATATGTTTTAAATGTGACGAAGGTGGCTGGTATTTTAATAATTGTAATAGCCGGATTGGTTCTTTTAGTTCTGACTGTCAAACCTAAAAGGAAAGCAACTAGTTAA
- a CDS encoding metal ABC transporter ATP-binding protein has protein sequence MSALLELKNIKAGYDDKTILQGVNLQVHSNDFVGIIGPNGGGKTTLLKVLLELLPPFDGKVIKQTGLRIGYLPQINSIDKKFPISVKEVILSGQLSKTWWNKIHVKTSDKVDELLKFVGLEKYKHTAIGDLSGGQMQRVFLCRALISNPHVLILDEPNTYVDKTFEANLYNLLGDLNKDMAILLVSHDVGTIASMVKTIACVNGGLHYHASNKITNEVLKSYNCPIEIISHGTIPHRVLKDHKHE, from the coding sequence ATGTCAGCATTACTTGAATTGAAGAATATTAAAGCAGGTTATGATGACAAAACCATTTTGCAAGGTGTTAACCTGCAGGTTCATTCTAACGATTTTGTTGGTATTATTGGTCCAAATGGAGGCGGTAAAACTACTCTTTTGAAAGTATTACTTGAACTATTACCTCCATTTGATGGAAAAGTGATTAAACAAACTGGATTGCGCATTGGCTATTTACCACAAATTAATTCCATCGATAAAAAATTTCCCATTTCTGTTAAGGAGGTTATTTTATCGGGACAACTATCAAAAACCTGGTGGAATAAAATACACGTTAAGACATCTGATAAGGTTGATGAACTTTTAAAGTTTGTTGGTCTGGAAAAATACAAACACACTGCCATCGGTGACCTCTCAGGAGGGCAGATGCAAAGAGTGTTTTTATGTCGGGCTCTAATCAGTAATCCTCATGTACTAATTTTGGATGAACCTAATACATATGTTGATAAAACCTTCGAAGCCAACCTTTATAACCTGCTGGGTGATTTAAATAAAGATATGGCAATATTACTGGTATCTCATGATGTTGGCACCATTGCTTCTATGGTAAAAACTATTGCCTGTGTGAATGGAGGATTACACTACCACGCATCCAATAAGATCACCAACGAAGTATTAAAATCATACAATTGTCCGATTGAAATAATTAGTCACGGCACTATTCCTCACCGCGTTTTAAAAGATCATAAGCATGAATGA
- a CDS encoding cytochrome c oxidase subunit 3 family protein, whose amino-acid sequence MSQTIALSHDIHRDDEGSKIGMWLFIFTELLLFAGLFIVYGVYRYLNPVAFHLAAEELSVTVGTVNTIILLVSSACMAMASSAIRMRKKGMTMLMLATTLFIAFMFMVNKYFEWEGKFHHGLFPGSEDLLKLGQGDTLFYGLYFFMTGLHALHIIVGFILITIVSVKVNNNTLSAENPVLLDNAGLYWHLVDLIWIFLFPLFYLIA is encoded by the coding sequence ATGAGTCAAACAATTGCATTATCACATGATATCCATCGCGACGATGAAGGGTCGAAAATTGGAATGTGGCTTTTTATTTTTACCGAACTGCTGTTATTTGCCGGTTTGTTTATTGTGTACGGTGTTTACCGATATTTAAATCCGGTTGCGTTTCATTTGGCAGCTGAAGAATTAAGTGTGACCGTTGGAACGGTTAATACCATAATACTTTTGGTAAGTAGTGCATGTATGGCTATGGCCAGCAGTGCAATTCGTATGCGAAAAAAGGGTATGACCATGCTTATGCTTGCCACCACTTTGTTTATAGCCTTTATGTTCATGGTGAATAAATATTTTGAGTGGGAAGGAAAATTTCATCATGGATTATTTCCGGGAAGTGAAGACCTTCTAAAACTAGGACAAGGCGATACTTTGTTCTATGGATTGTACTTTTTTATGACAGGTTTGCATGCTTTACACATAATCGTTGGTTTTATATTAATCACCATTGTAAGTGTTAAGGTCAATAATAATACTTTATCAGCAGAAAACCCTGTATTGCTTGATAATGCTGGATTATATTGGCATTTAGTTGATCTTATCTGGATCTTCCTTTTCCCATTGTTTTACCTTATTGCTTAA